From Candida dubliniensis CD36 chromosome 7, complete sequence, the proteins below share one genomic window:
- a CDS encoding cell wall protein, putative (orf19 number not been updated in corresponding UniProt entry (Q3MP25)) produces the protein MIIFRKSFFSFWLLLNSVLALVITQNRVDRGTIDLSVGDITINSGASWSIINNAISTFIGSLTVQPNAGLYITSTSPLLSLQVALTSLLSTIQNNGIIVFDSSPSLTSSTYNLVGLSLVNTGEMYFSASGILPSVMDLTAASWSNSGLMAFYQNQRSTGIVSLGTPLGSITNNGQICLNNEVYQQTTSIDGSGCFTANVDSTIYIANVLLPVSTSQNFYLADSQSSIIVQAISTPQVFNVYGFGNNNKVGVTLPLLGNILNPAYSYNPFTGILRLRNILVYQDFNIGPGYNPNLFSIVTDDGAGLPSTLFGSVSYSGPVPARALPASCKIACKPVPTAPGTKPTEYTTTITTTNSAGKSLTETGVVDISTDSNGSWFSSTTIFPTSSSSSSSSTKSSSTVSSTTPSSSSTKPSSSSQPSSTPPPSSSSRSSSTIPSSNGQSSSTTRSSSSQLSSTVPSNSNQSSLTVPSSSTGSSSSQSTSSQSSSTSPSSSNQTSSSSSKQSSSAAPSSSIGPSSSTRSSSSQSASAQFSSTTPSSSNQTSSTVPSSSSQSSSTVPSSSSQFSSTITNSNTQSSSSFPPSDSQSSSTVPSTNNQSSSTIPSSGAQTSSTFASSSGQSFTSVPTSINDSLSSVESSSSDFSSSNSPPSSQSSSTTSAATSSSSSASSFATSSSEQQSSTYQLTSSQESSVSQNPTSSSTSLADLSSSSQDSSFVPPTSNDDSLTVSTASLSLSSSDTSSYVPSISITSSTDNSVSTIESSSTTTDSTISSTTSDITSEFTTTWEVTNSDGSVSTESGIVSESGTSFTTITTFPPPTSSSAAADATTAFTTTWEVTNSDGSVSTESGIVSESGTSFTTITTFPPPSTSSDITTEFTTTWEVTNSDGSVSTESGIVSESGTSFTTITTFPPPTSSSVAADATSEFTTTWEVTNSDGSVSTESGIVSESGTSFTTITTFPPPSTSSDITTEFTTTWEVTNSDGSVSTESGIVSESGTSFTTITTFPPPSTSSDITTEFTTTWEVINSDGSVSTESGIVSESGTSFTTITTFPPPSTSSDITTEFTTTWEVTNSDGSVSTESGIVSESGTSFTTLTTFPPPSTSSDITTEFTTTWEVTNSDGSVSTESGIVSESGTSFTTITTFPPPTSSSVAADATSEFTTTWEVTNSDGSVSTESGIVSESGTSFTTITTFPPPSTSSDITTEFTTTWEVTNSDGSVSTESGIVSESGTSFTTITTFPPPTSSSVAADATSEFTTTWEVTNSDGSVSTESGIVSESGTSFTTLTTFPPPTSSSVAADATSEFTTTWEVTNSDGSVSTESGIVSESGTSFTTLTTFPPPSTSSDITTEFTTTWEVTNSDGSVSTESGIVSESGTSFTTITTFPPPSTSSDITTEFTTTWEVINSDGSVSTESGIVSESGTSFTTITTFPPPSTSSDITTEFTTTWEVTNSDGSVSTESGIVSESGTSFTTITTFPPPSTSSDITTEFTTTWEVINSDGSVSTESGIVSESGTSFTTITTFPPPSTSSDITTEFTTTWEVTNSDGSVSTESGIVSESGTSFTTITTFEPPIVCKRDDIMCARPTSSENWDISSIMATSVTTATQTEFTTTWVASKSDGSVSTESGIISQSGTSLTTVTTFSPSFSSAVTQAGFTSTWVASNSDGSVATESGIVSKLGTSFTTLTTFAPTSSDSIETEYTSTWGVTNSGGSVSTESGVVSQSGTSMTTITTFTPTISSGGAETKYTSTWVATNSDGSESTKFGIISLSGTLLTTLATSPEISGTVYPVTTLFTTEYVTTCPNGELSTATGVVVVGTDSKGIEQTVTSAIPSTVYTEETVTSIVTLCIKNKCFESTTTLISSVPRSIQGSAAFTSKDNGHAVPVASIDATTRAASVSNSINGLGSTGSTGAGNTITIATIVTTATGTVTSPVAVRSSTHYPNVVSSIATSSGSGSGSSSGSGSGSGSGPNIVGVINPKVSSGVSSSRGVADVTGVTSTVVSTGISGATIAATSTRPSGSNSSTTSGKNVSPSGANNVGSNQTPTINGGNSNPSKVTGASGSPSYVSNSLSVSLVSSQTGARSSSTGVTIPITTENSGSKFSVGTSVLIAAILTIFIGFI, from the coding sequence atgataatttttcgGAAATCTTTCTTCTCCTTTTGGCTTTTGCTTAATTCTGTCTTAGCTCTTGTTATCACTCAAAACAGAGTTGATCGGGGTACAATTGACCTTAGCGTTGGAGATATCACCATCAATTCTGGAGCTTCTTGGtcaattatcaacaacgCTATCTCAACCTTTATTGGAAGTTTAACTGTTCAACCCAATGCTGGTCTCTACATTACCCTGACTTCACCCCTTTTATCACTTCAAGTTGCGTTAACTTCTTTGCTTAGCACAATTCAAAACAATGGTATTATTGTATTTGATTCCCTGCCTTCCTTAACTTCATCGACATATAATTTAGTTGGTTTGTCCCTTGTCAATACTGGTGAGATGTATTTTTCTGCTTCTGGTATTTTACCTAGTGTTATGGATCTTACTGCTGCATCTTGGTCAAACAGTGGATTGATGGcattttatcaaaatcaaagaagCACTGGGATTGTCAGTCTTGGGACACCTTTAGGATCCATCACCAATAACGGTCAAATCTGTTTGAATAACGAAGTTTaccaacaaacaacaagtaTCGATGGGTCTGGTTGTTTCACTGCCAATGTCGATTCGACAATATATATCGCCAACGTATTGTTGCCAGTTTCCACGTCgcaaaatttttatttggcAGACAGCCAATCTTCCATCATTGTCCAAGCCATTTCAACTCCCCAAGTATTTAATGTTTATGGgtttggtaataataacaaagtTGGGGTTACCCTTCCATTACTCGGAAATATATTGAATCCAGCGTATAGTTATAATCCATTCACAGGTATCTTAAGATTAAGAAACATCTTGGTATATCAAGATTTCAATATTGGTCCCGGCTACAATCCCAACTTATTTCTGATTGTTACTGATGATGGTGCTGGTCTTCCTTCAACATTGTTCGGTTCGGTTTCTTATAGTGGTCCTGTTCCAGCACGAGCTTTACCCGCATCTTGTAAGATTGCTTGTAAACCTGTGCCTACGGCGCCAGGAACAAAACCAACCGAGTACACGACCAccataacaacaacaaattccGCTGGTAAACTGTTAACAGAAACTGGTGTGGTTGATATTCTGACTGATAGTAACGGATCATGGTTTTCAAGCACTACTATTTTTCCAACTTCATCGTcaagtagtagtagcagtACCAAAAGCAGCAGTACTGTATCATCAACCACTCCATCATCCTCAAGTACCAAACCTTCATCAAGCAGCCAACCATCCTCCACTCCACCACCATCTTCAAGTAGTagatcatcatcaactatTCCAAGTTCCAATGGCCAATCTTCTTCCACTACTCGAAGCTCAAGCAGTCAACTTTCCTCAACTGTACCAAGTAACAGTAATCAGTCTTCTTTAACTGTCCCATCTTCCAGTACTGGATCTTCGTCTTCCCAATCAACTAGTAGTCAGTCTTCATCTACTAGTCCAAGTTCTAGTAATCAGACTTCGTCTAGCTCAAGTAAGCAGTCTTCATCTGCAGCTCCATCATCTTCGATTGGTCCATCTTCCAGTACTCGGTCTTCGTCTTCCCAGTCGGCAAGCGCCCAATTTTCGTCCACTACTCCAAGTTCTAGTAACCAAACTTCATCTACGGTTCCATCTTCAAGTAGCCAGTCTTCGTCTACTGTCCCTAGTTCTAGTAGTCAATTTTCTTCAACTAttacaaattcaaatactCAGTCTTCGTCAAGTTTTCCACCTTCAGATAGCCAGTCTTCATCTACTGTTCCAAGCACCAATAatcaatcatcatcaactatTCCAAGTTCAGGTGCACAGACTTCATCTACATTTGCAAGTTCTAGCGGCCAATCTTTTACAAGTGTTCCGACTTCAATTAATGACTCATTGTCCAGTGTTGAAAGTTCCAGTAGCGATTTCTCCTCATCAAATTCACCTCCAAGTAGTCAATCATCATCTACTACTTCTGCGGCTACTAGCTCAAGTAGCTCGGCATCATCATTTGCTACGAGCTCAAGTGAACAACAGTCCTCAACTTATCAGTTAACAAGTAGTCAAGAGTCTTCGGTCTCTCAGAATCCAACTAGCAGTCTGACATCTTTGGCTGATTTATCATCCAGTAGTCAAGATTCTTCATTTGTACCACCAACAAGTAATGATGATTCCTTAACTGTTTCAACTGCATCATTATCGCTCAGTAGTTCAGACACTTCCTCATATGTTCCCTCCATTAGTATTACATCGTCTACTGACAATTCTGTATCTACTAttgaatcatcatcaacaacaaccgattcaacaatttctaGTACCACATCTGATATCACTAGTGAATTCACTACCACCTGGGAAGTCACCAACAGTGATGGATCAGTTTCCACTGAATCTGGTATTGTCAGCGAATCTGGAACTTCATTCACCACTATTACTACTTTCCCACCTCCAACCTCATCCAGTGCTGCTGCAGATGCTACTACTGCATTCACTACCACCTGGGAAGTCACCAACAGTGATGGATCAGTTTCCACTGAATCTGGTATTGTCAGCGAATCTGGAACTTCATTCACCACTATTACTACGTTCCCGCCTCCATCTACCTCATCTGATATCACTACTGAATTCACTACCACCTGGGAAGTCACCAACAGTGATGGATCAGTTTCCACTGAATCTGGTATTGTCAGCGAATCTGGAACTTCGTTCACCACTATTACTACGTTCCCACCTCCAACCTCATCTAGTGTTGCTGCAGATGCTACTAGTGAATTCACTACCACCTGGGAAGTCACCAACAGTGATGGATCAGTTTCCACTGAATCTGGTATTGTCAGCGAATCTGGAACTTCATTCACCACTATTACTACGTTCCCGCCTCCTTCTACCTCATCTGATATCACTACTGAATTCACTACCACCTGGGAAGTCACCAACAGTGATGGATCAGTTTCCACTGAATCTGGTATTGTCAGCGAATCTGGAACTTCATTCACCACTATTACTACGTTCCCACCTCCATCTACCTCATCTGATATCACTACTGAATTCACTACCACCTGGGAAGTCATCAACAGTGATGGATCAGTTTCCACTGAATCTGGTATTGTCAGCGAATCCGGAACTTCATTcactactattactacgTTCCCGCCTCCATCTACCTCATCTGATATCACTACTGAATTCACTACCACCTGGGAAGTCACCAACAGTGATGGATCAGTTTCCACTGAATCTGGTATTGTCAGCGAATCTGGAACTTCATTCACCACTCTTACTACGTTCCCGCCTCCTTCTACCTCATCTGATATCACTACTGAATTCACTACCACCTGGGAAGTCACCAACAGTGATGGATCAGTTTCCACTGAATCTGGTATTGTCAGCGAATCTGGAACTTCGTTCACCACTATTACTACGTTCCCACCTCCAACCTCATCTAGTGTTGCTGCAGATGCTACTAGTGAATTCACTACCACCTGGGAAGTCACCAACAGTGATGGATCAGTTTCCACTGAATCTGGTATTGTCAGCGAATCTGGAACTTCATTCACCACTATTACTACGTTCCCGCCTCCATCTACCTCATCTGATATCACTACTGAATTCACTACCACCTGGGAAGTCACCAACAGTGATGGATCAGTTTCCACTGAATCTGGTATTGTCAGCGAATCTGGAACTTCGTTCACCACTATTACTACGTTCCCACCTCCAACCTCATCTAGTGTTGCTGCAGATGCTACTAGTGAATTCACTACCACCTGGGAAGTCACCAACAGTGATGGATCAGTTTCCACTGAATCTGGTATTGTCAGCGAATCTGGAACTTCATTCACCACTCTTACTACGTTCCCGCCTCCAACCTCATCTAGTGTTGCTGCAGATGCTACTAGTGAATTCACTACCACCTGGGAAGTCACCAACAGTGATGGATCAGTTTCCACTGAATCTGGTATTGTCAGCGAATCTGGAACTTCATTCACCACTCTTACTACGTTCCCGCCTCCTTCTACCTCATCTGATATCACTACTGAATTCACTACCACCTGGGAAGTCACCAACAGTGATGGATCAGTTTCCACTGAATCTGGTATTGTCAGTGAATCTGGAACTTCATTCACCACTATTACTACGTTCCCGCCTCCATCTACCTCATCTGATATCACTACTGAATTCACTACCACCTGGGAAGTCATCAACAGTGATGGATCAGTTTCCACTGAATCTGGTATTGTCAGCGAATCCGGAACTTCATTcactactattactacgTTCCCGCCTCCATCTACCTCATCTGATATCACTACTGAATTCACTACCACCTGGGAAGTCACCAACAGTGATGGATCAGTGTCCACTGAATCTGGTATTGTCAGTGAATCTGGAACTTCATTCACCACTATTACTACGTTCCCGCCTCCATCTACCTCATCTGATATCACTACTGAATTCACTACCACCTGGGAAGTCATCAACAGTGATGGATCAGTTTCCACTGAATCTGGTATTGTCAGCGAATCCGGAACTTCATTCACCACTATTACTACGTTCCCGCCTCCATCTACCTCATCTGATATCACTACTGAATTCACTACCACCTGGGAAGTCACCAACAGTGATGGATCAGTGTCCACTGAATCTGGTATTGTCAGCGAATCTGGAACTTCGTTcactactattactactttTGAACCTCCTATTGTTTGTAAGAGAGACGACATTATGTGCGCACGCCCAACATCATCAGAGAATTGGGACATCTCGTCAATAATGGCAACAAGTGTCACCACCGCCACTCAAACTGAGTTTACGACTACATGGGTTGCCTCAAAATCAGATGGTTCCGTTTCCACTGAATCTGGTATTATTAGTCAATCGGGTACATCTTTGACAACGGTAACAACGTTTTCCCCAAGCTTTTCTTCTGCTGTTACTCAAGCTGGGTTTACGTCAACATGGGTTGCCTCAAACTCAGATGGTTCAGTTGCTACTGAGTCTGGTATCGTTAGTAAATTGGGGACATCATTCACCACGTTAACAACATTTGCTCCAACTTCTTCTGATTCTATTGAAACTGAGTATACTTCAACATGGGGAGTTACGAATTCTGGTGGATCGGTTTCCACGGAGTCTGGTGTTGTTAGCCAGTCTGGTACATCTATGACCACAATAACAACATTTACCCCAACTATTTCATCTGGTGGAGCTGAAACTAAGTATACTTCAACATGGGTGGCCACTAACTCAGATGGATCAGAGTCCACTAAGTTTGGTATTATCAGTCTATCAGGTACATTGTTGACTACATTGGCAACTTCCCCAGAAATATCTGGTACAGTATATCCTGTGACCACTTTATTCACCACAGAATATGTTACCACTTGCCCTAATGGAGAATTGTCCACTGCCACGGgtgtagttgttgttggtactGATTCTAAAGGTATTGAGCAAACTGTTACTTCAGCCATTCCATCCACTGTGTATACTGAGGAAACAGTGACTTCTATAGTTACTCTTTGCATCAAGAATAAGTGTTTTGAGAGTACCACAACTTTAATAAGTTCAGTTCCTCGTCTGATTCAAGGTTCAGCAGCATTTACATCTAAAGATAATGGCCATGCAGTACCCGTTGCTAGTATAGACGCCACTACCAGGGCTGCTTCTGTTTCTAATAGTATTAATGGTTTAGGTTCTACTGGTTCTACTGGTGCTGGTAATACAATCACAATTGCTACCATTGTCACAACTGCTACTGGTACAGTAACTAGTCCTGTTGCTGTTCGAAGCTCCACTCATTATCCAAATGTTGTAAGTTCTATTGCTACAAGTTCCGGTTCGGGTTCTGGTTCCAgttctggttctggttctggttcAGGCTCGGGTCCTAATATTGTTGGTGTTATTAATCCCAAGGTTTCTTCTGGTGTTTCCAGTAGTCGAGGTGTTGCAGATGTGACTGGTGTTACTAGTACTGTTGTATCTACTGGTATTTCTGGTGCTACTATTGCGGCTACTTCTACCAGACCATCAGGGTCAAATTCTTCTACTACTTCTGGAAAGAATGTACTGCCTCTGGGTGCAAACAATGTTGGTTCTAATCAAACACCAACTATAAATGGAGGCAATAGTAATCCAAGTAAAGTGACTGGTGCTAGTGGTTCTCCTTCATATGTTAGCAACAGTCTTTCGGTTTCATTAGTCTCAAGTCAAACCGGAGCTAGGTCCAGTTCTACAGGAGTAACGATTCCTATTACTACAGAAAATAGTGGATCTAAATTTTCAGTGGGTACATCTGTGTTAATTGCTGcaattttaacaattttcattggatttatttaa
- a CDS encoding peroxisomal intrinsic membrane protein,putative (Similar to Homo sapiens PXMP4), giving the protein MSIITNPLYRPLFEVLKSARNGIVYGGKLRFSHALVINLLYRSGPIVPRLKSVLEATKDHAQVLAAFAIIYKACVMILKQDAFLGDKNLGLIKFIAGSFGSWIVYSQHFNFFHGGITHQITLYCFSRVVLALSKILLDKYLNCFQPGFRNYQGELIHYKDLNNQQQKKLKNIVYNKSWKYFAVLTWGLVMFIYDYQPQYLQSSLRHSMAYIYDVEMDTWSNWREFLGI; this is encoded by the coding sequence ATGTCAATTATCACCAATCCATTATATCGTCCACTTTTTGAAGTTCTTAAATCTGCCAGGAATGGTATTGTTTATGGGGGTAAATTAAGATTTCTGCATGCATTAGTGATAAACTTATTATATCGATCCGGTCCTATAGTGCCTCGTTTAAAGTCAGTATTGGAAGCCACCAAAGATCATGCACAAGTGTTAGCTGCATTTGCCATTATATACAAAGCATGTgtgatgatattgaaacaGGATGCATTCTTGGGTGATAAGAACCTtggattaattaaatttattgcGGGGAGTTTTGGATCATGGATTGTTTATTCTCaacatttcaattttttccatGGTGGTATAACTCATCAAATCACATTGTATTGTTTTAGTAGAGTGGTTTTAGCATTGAGTAAAATCCTTTtagataaatatttaaattgtttCCAACCTGGATTCAGAAATTATCAAGGTGAATTGATCCATTATAAAGATTTAAACAACcagcaacaaaaaaaattgaaaaatattgtttataatAAACTGTGGAAATATTTTGCCGTATTGACATGGGGGTTAGTGATGTTTATATATGATTATCAACCACAGTACTTGCAAAGCTCTTTACGTCACAGTATGGCTTACATTTATGATGTTGAAATGGATACTTGGTCCAATTGGCGAGAATTCTTGGGGATTTAG
- a CDS encoding polysome-associated RNA binding protein, putative (apparent fusion of orf19.5128 (Q5A5M4) + orf19.5126 (Q5A5F6)), with protein sequence MTSPVSYANVAANGTSPTPSVPSTTSESKPKSKSKSTPVSGEAVENETPKEPTSEEDSTKESSKVSSSTASSPSPSKPIKKTLAPAPVPSKSVWGDVTAGVKELSVDDKKWPTPDKAPLLGEQPNSKPQSQKFIKPITNKWVPINAKVTLPSSRNSSGSGGNHNQKHNRNRKKNTNNNQHHHQKSGSKKRDDKVEENANKESIKSSEANATSVNGSATTDKKDSHSKDQTQPSATSSDTASVASAEQQQQEEESFEQSTPQQSQPQTQPPQQQTPQHQQQQQQQRFSSNGQPKKRFNSNQQNGNYNGQYQKRYNNNNQPQPQHQHQQAFNPQNVGFFQPQPYPPNFQYNVNNNNNNGNGGNRPYRNNNGGQYRNNRNNNNHNSNGNYRNGGYRHNNNNNNNNSSNPMMAPIPFMPFPPHTLSGVPGIPAQPFPIPHQHLLHQQYPQQQIPPPISPKQDPQQALIQQIDYYFSLENLIKDLYLRKNMDDEGWVNLKLILDFKRVKIIVNGLLNGLEKKKQEGEEENIDIKDSTTTNYNNIILESIKSCQNLEINYGKEKDDAVEIKLDDVKLRVKDNYQQWLIPEN encoded by the coding sequence ATGACTTCTCCAGTTTCATATGCTAATGTAGCTGCCAATGGAACTTCACCAACTCCTTCTGTTCCTTCAACTACTTCCgaatcaaaaccaaaatcaaaatcaaaatctaCACCTGTATCTGGTGAAGctgttgaaaatgaaactcCCAAGGAACCAACAAGTGAAGAGGATTCAACTAAGGAATCAAGCAAAGTTTCTTCGTCGACTGCATCCTCACCTTCGCCATCTAAACCAATAAAGAAAACTTTAGCTCCAGCCCCTGTACCTTCAAAGTCAGTTTGGGGTGATGTGACTGCTGGTGTCAAAGAATTATctgttgatgataaaaaatGGCCTACGCCTGACAAGGCTCCATTGTTAGGGGAACAACCAAATAGTAAACCACAATCacaaaaattcattaaGCCAATCACTAATAAATGGGTTCCAATTAATGCTAAAGTGACATTACCAAGTTCAAGAAatagtagtggtagtggtggcaaccataatcaaaaacacaacagaaatagaaaaaagaataccaataataatcaacatcatcaccaaaaaTCCGggtcaaagaaaagagaTGATAAAGTAGAGGAAAATGCTAATAAAGAATCGATCAAATCTTCTGAGGCAAACGCAACTTCTGTCAACGGTTCTGCTACGACGGATAAGAAAGATAGTCATTCCAAAGACCAAACCCAACCATCAGCTACATCTTCTGATACCGCTTCCGTTGCGTCTGCTgaacagcagcaacaggAAGAAGAATCCTTTGAACAATCAACTCCTCAACAATCCCAACCACAAACccaaccaccacaacaacagaCACCACagcatcaacaacaacaacaacaacaacgttTTAGCTCCAACGGGCAACCAAAGAAACGTTTCAACTCCAACCAACAGAATGGTAACTATAACGgacaatatcaaaaaagatacaataacaacaatcaaccacaaccacaacatcaacatcaacaagCATTTAATCCGCAAAATGTTGGATTTTTCCAACCTCAACCATACCCACCTAATTTCCAATATAACGtgaataacaataataataatggtaatggcGGTAACCGTCCGTATAGAAACAATAATGGTGGACAATACAGAAATAACCGaaataataacaaccaCAATAGTAATGGCAATTATCGTAATGGTGGATATCgtcacaacaacaataataacaacaacaacagtagCAACCCAATGATGGCCCCAATTCCGTTTATGCCATTCCCACCTCACACACTTTCTGGAGTTCCAGGAATACCAGCACAACCATTTCCAATACCTCATCAACACCTTCTTCATCAGCAATATCCACAGCAACAAATCCCTCCACCAATTTCACCTAAACAAGATCCTCAACAAGCattaattcaacaaattgattattatttttcattagaaaatttgattaaagaTTTGTATCTTAGAAAAAATATGGATGATGAAGGTTGGgtcaatttgaaattaattttagaTTTTAAACGAGTCAAGATAATAGTTAATGGATTATTGAATGGAttagaaaagaagaaacaagaaggtgaagaagaaaatattgatattaaagaTAGTACTACAACCaactataataatattattttggaAAGTATTAAATCATGTCAGAATTTAGAAATTAATTATGGTAAAGAAAAAGACGATGCTGTTGAGATTAAATTAGATGATGTTAAATTGAGAGTTAAAgataattatcaacaatggTTAATACCTGAGAATTAA
- the LIP4 gene encoding lipase precursor, putative has protein sequence MLFLLFLLAAPIYAGLIFPTKPSKDSFYNAPAGFEKAAVGDILQSRTMPKSFTSKFAHLKIQNSWQLLVRSEDSFGNPNVIVTTVMEPFNADPSKLASYQVYEDSAKLDCAPSYAFQTGSAVSTVATKAETLLLAPLLEQGYYVVSPDYEGPKSAFTVGKKSGQAVLNSIRATLKSGKITNIKEDAKVVMWGYSGGSLASGWAAALQPNYAPELSGNLLGAALGGFVTNITATAEATDGTAKAGIVANALGGIANEYPEFKQILQSDTDKQSVFDQFDSHCLADGVIAYVGTHFLSGSNRIFKSGWDILKNPTVAKIVENNGLVYQKQLVPKIPIFIYHGTIDKIVPIVNVQKTYQNWCDAGISSLEFAEDGSNGHVTETVVGAPAALTWIINRFNGKQTVSGCQHTKRSNNFEYPNISSSMIDYFKAALDIIKSHGLGSDDQKDNIMVDDLKKILLGGN, from the coding sequence atgttgtttttgttattcTTGTTAGCTGCTCCGATCTATGCTGGTCTTATTTTTCCAACCAAACCATCAAAAGATTCCTTCTATAATGCTCCAGCAGGTTTTGAAAAAGCTGCTGTCGGTGATATTTTACAATCTAGAACAATGCCAAAATCATTTACAAGCAAATTTGCTCACCtcaaaatccaaaattCGTGGCAACTCTTAGTTAGATCTGAAGATTCATTCGGTAATCCAAATGTCATTGTCACTACTGTTATGGAACCATTCAATGCTGACCCTTCGAAGCTTGCTTCGTATCAGGTATATGAAGATTCCGCTAAACTTGATTGTGCTCCTTCCTATGCTTTCCAAACTGGCTCAGCCGTGAGCACTGTAGCCACCAAAGCTGAAACACTCTTGTTGGCACCATTGTTGGAACAAGGCTACTATGTTGTGTCTCCAGATTATGAAGGTCCCAAACTGGCATTCACTGTTGGTAAAAAATCTGGTCAAGCTGTTTTAAACTCTATTCGTGCAACTTTGAAATCTGGTAAAATCACCAATATTAAAGAAGATGCTAAAGTTGTTATGTGGGGATACTCTGGTGGTTCATTGGCTTCAGGTTGGGCAGCTGCTTTGCAACCAAACTATGCACCTGAATTGAGCGGAAACTTGTTGGGTGCTGCATTGGGTGGATTTGTTACCAACATCACCGCTACAGCAGAAGCAACTGATGGTACTGCAAAAGCAGGAATTGTAGCAAATGCCTTGGGTGGTATTGCAAATGAATATCCAGAATTCAAACAAATCTTACAAAGTGATACTGACAAACAGTCTGTGTTTGATCAATTTGACAGTCATTGCTTGGCTGATGGTGTGATTGCCTATGTTGGTACTCACTTTTTGTCCGGTTCTAACAGAATCTTCAAATCTGGTTGggatattttaaaaaaccCAACAGTGGCCAAAATCGTCGAAAATAATGGGTTGGTTtaccaaaaacaattagTACCAAAAATCcctatatttatttatcatggtacaattgataaaattgtcCCTATCGTCAATGTTCAAAAAACTTATCAAAATTGGTGTGATGCTggtatttcttctttggaATTTGCTGAAGATGGTAGTAATGGCCACGTCACTGAAACTGTTGTTGGGGCCCCCGCTGCTTTGACTTGGATTATTAACAGATTTAACGGTAAACAAACTGTTTCTGGTTGTCAACACACCAAAAGATCAAACAACTTTGAATACCcaaatatttcttcttcaatgaTTGACTATTTCAAAGCAGCATTGGATATCATAAAGCTGCATGGTCTTGGTTCTGATGATCAAAAAGATAATATTATGGTTGATGATCTTAAAAAGATTTTATTGGGAGGCAATTAA